In one window of Prevotella fusca JCM 17724 DNA:
- a CDS encoding toxin-antitoxin system YwqK family antitoxin, protein MRKLLLVALVCLVSATSFAREGVTTVVVSRDTIFYNHQMKVVADRDAAAYYRLLAKENYKGEERNIFQDFYPSGHKRLEGGYSFLDLGNDANTVLDGRVVSYYPNGKEKWHCNYKNGKRHGYLTLNLRDGSIGVVAYTEGQKRFNYMMVTHPDGKMEKVSLKQYEDLLQ, encoded by the coding sequence ATGAGAAAATTACTTTTGGTAGCACTCGTGTGCTTAGTTTCTGCAACATCTTTTGCGCGTGAAGGCGTTACAACAGTAGTAGTATCTCGTGATACAATATTCTACAATCACCAGATGAAGGTGGTGGCCGACCGTGATGCGGCTGCTTACTATCGTCTTTTGGCTAAGGAGAACTACAAGGGTGAGGAGCGAAACATCTTCCAGGACTTCTATCCAAGTGGTCACAAGCGTCTTGAGGGTGGCTATTCTTTCCTTGATCTTGGCAATGATGCCAATACAGTTCTTGATGGTCGCGTCGTATCTTATTATCCTAATGGCAAGGAGAAGTGGCACTGCAACTATAAGAATGGCAAGCGTCATGGTTACTTGACTTTGAACCTTCGTGATGGAAGTATCGGTGTTGTTGCTTACACTGAGGGCCAGAAGCGTTTCAACTACATGATGGTTACTCATCCTGATGGTAAGATGGAGAAGGTGAGTCTCAAGCAGTATGAGGATTTACTCCAGTAA
- a CDS encoding DUF4840 domain-containing protein has protein sequence MKRNMKLITMVICALVIALFTTSCSKDNDIPDAEKNAIQALNNIVGNYKGNLAATYGTTTIISPGINWTVDKNSTITINNFPYQMLANGVSKNTASSLYTTLINEKQRPLKLYITTIHPQDSKVLFNLSSNFSFEVTTTSGTYELSGLFTFKNQPFSSSYTMNNSEMQLQFTANKLVKVDKAHATAIIQEDFDTPVNFYLTGNKV, from the coding sequence ATGAAAAGAAATATGAAACTTATAACAATGGTCATTTGCGCACTTGTAATAGCATTGTTTACTACAAGTTGCTCAAAAGACAACGACATTCCAGATGCTGAGAAAAATGCTATACAGGCGCTCAACAACATTGTTGGAAACTATAAAGGTAACTTGGCTGCCACTTATGGGACAACAACCATAATTTCGCCGGGAATTAATTGGACAGTAGACAAAAACTCTACTATTACTATCAACAACTTCCCATACCAAATGTTGGCAAATGGAGTCTCTAAGAATACTGCATCTTCACTATACACTACCCTCATAAACGAGAAGCAAAGACCTCTAAAGTTGTATATTACGACAATACATCCACAAGACAGCAAAGTCTTGTTCAATCTGTCTTCCAACTTCTCGTTTGAGGTTACTACCACCAGCGGGACCTATGAATTATCAGGGCTTTTTACCTTTAAAAATCAGCCGTTCAGCAGTAGTTATACAATGAACAACTCCGAAATGCAATTGCAATTTACTGCAAACAAACTGGTGAAAGTTGACAAGGCGCACGCAACAGCAATTATACAAGAAGATTTTGATACACCTGTTAACTTTTATCTGACAGGCAATAAAGTATAA
- a CDS encoding DUF4251 domain-containing protein, with amino-acid sequence MKRLVLFLFVAALLVGCATTYYDSEGNPVSKEKMEQLRTAAVKAHLGEQRYRVFVDRMYPMRGPAVYLQDDWGMEVSGDSVGLFLPYFGRVYQIPYGRGGGLSLVEPLSSYKEEPMKDGRRIFMTTRSDFESYQIVLEVFDNATVSLLVNPSGKESIRFTGVMQLNDTFTPKGAKTSKKRQTTFMKL; translated from the coding sequence ATGAAACGTCTGGTTTTATTTCTTTTTGTAGCAGCTCTGTTGGTGGGCTGTGCTACTACTTATTATGATTCAGAAGGTAATCCTGTGTCGAAAGAGAAGATGGAACAGCTGCGGACGGCAGCTGTAAAAGCCCATTTGGGCGAACAGCGTTACCGCGTCTTTGTGGATAGGATGTATCCGATGCGTGGTCCTGCTGTTTATTTGCAGGATGACTGGGGGATGGAGGTAAGCGGTGATTCTGTTGGCTTGTTCCTCCCTTATTTCGGCAGAGTCTATCAGATTCCTTACGGTCGGGGTGGTGGTTTGAGTCTTGTTGAACCACTCTCCAGTTATAAGGAAGAGCCGATGAAGGACGGACGCCGTATCTTCATGACAACACGCAGCGACTTTGAGAGCTATCAGATAGTGCTGGAAGTCTTTGATAATGCTACTGTCTCGCTCCTGGTTAACCCCAGCGGGAAGGAATCAATCCGTTTTACAGGTGTGATGCAGCTCAACGATACGTTCACACCGAAAGGTGCTAAAACATCCAAGAAACGGCAGACAACATTCATGAAATTATGA
- the folE gene encoding GTP cyclohydrolase I FolE, with protein sequence MTPETQFREGLDELAALYKKVLTLLGEDPEREGLEKTPMRVAKAMQVLTRGYTQDPHKVLTDALFEEKYNQMVIVKDIDFFSMCEHHMIPFYGKAHVAYIPNGHITGLSKIARVVDIFSHRLQVQERLTEQVMQCINDTLKPQGVMVVIEAKHMCMQMRGVEKQNAITTTSAYSGVFESSKTRNEFMDLLRGETKRI encoded by the coding sequence ATGACTCCAGAAACACAGTTCCGCGAGGGTTTAGATGAACTTGCTGCACTTTACAAAAAGGTGCTCACACTCTTAGGTGAAGACCCTGAAAGAGAAGGATTGGAGAAGACTCCTATGCGTGTTGCCAAGGCTATGCAGGTGCTGACACGTGGCTATACGCAGGATCCACATAAGGTATTGACTGATGCGCTGTTTGAAGAGAAGTATAACCAAATGGTCATTGTCAAGGACATAGACTTCTTCTCTATGTGCGAACACCACATGATTCCTTTCTATGGAAAGGCACATGTGGCATATATCCCGAACGGACATATCACTGGATTGAGTAAGATTGCACGTGTTGTTGACATCTTCTCACATCGCTTGCAAGTACAGGAACGCCTGACAGAGCAGGTTATGCAGTGCATCAACGACACGCTGAAACCACAGGGTGTGATGGTTGTCATAGAAGCAAAGCACATGTGTATGCAGATGCGTGGCGTGGAAAAGCAGAATGCTATTACCACAACAAGTGCCTATAGCGGTGTGTTTGAATCAAGTAAGACACGTAATGAGTTCATGGACTTGCTGCGTGGAGAGACCAAGAGAATATAA
- a CDS encoding DUF4840 domain-containing protein, translating to MKKIMKLTAIALCALALCLTSCSKDDNDENTGGKELTKEQFQEAQKKVLNSIPGDYKGFISASGKLEWLSGYINWTVDKNDVVVCKNFPYESLAYGISEDDNSDEAVKLRAALKRAQYGPLQFRLIGDQESKNPADLVASPYITTKIKTSQGTYSVVGRLKDNKLKAHYDSKTSKLTMTFVIYKLERIVKILGVHSQYKEEKKFTIPVEFELSTIEKKEIK from the coding sequence ATGAAAAAGATAATGAAACTTACAGCTATAGCATTATGCGCACTCGCATTATGCCTTACAAGCTGTTCAAAAGACGACAACGACGAGAACACAGGTGGCAAGGAACTAACCAAAGAACAGTTCCAGGAAGCACAAAAAAAGGTTTTAAACAGCATACCTGGTGACTATAAAGGCTTTATATCTGCCAGTGGAAAACTTGAATGGCTTTCTGGTTATATAAATTGGACTGTCGATAAGAATGACGTAGTAGTTTGTAAAAACTTCCCCTATGAATCACTCGCTTATGGAATATCTGAAGACGACAACAGCGACGAAGCTGTTAAACTTCGTGCAGCTTTAAAAAGAGCTCAATATGGTCCTCTTCAATTCCGTCTCATTGGAGATCAAGAGTCCAAGAATCCTGCAGATTTAGTTGCATCACCATACATTACAACAAAAATAAAGACCTCTCAAGGTACTTACAGCGTGGTAGGACGACTAAAGGATAATAAGCTCAAGGCACACTACGACTCAAAAACATCCAAACTTACAATGACTTTCGTCATCTATAAACTGGAAAGAATCGTAAAAATATTGGGAGTTCACTCTCAATATAAAGAAGAAAAGAAGTTCACCATACCTGTTGAATTTGAACTAAGCACAATAGAAAAGAAAGAAATAAAATGA
- a CDS encoding BT_3928 family protein, which yields MNRIKSILVNLSRALLALTFIFSGFVKAIDPLGSQYKIAEYLEAVQLSAYIPDWAQLMISVGLSAIEFTLGVLLLLAIRRRVVCKVSLFFMAVMTIVTLWLTVSNPIQDCGCFGDAIHLTNTQTFVKNLILLTAAIIVTRWPLYQVRFVSKTNQWIAFYFTIVFIFTASILSLYHLPIFDFRPYYIGQNIKKGMEIPKGAKLTTYKTTFICEKDGMTREFTEKDYPYDDSTWVFKDTHQEILEQGYEPPIHDFSITDEKTGEDLTDSILTKNGYTFLLIAPVLERADDSNFGDIDAIYEYAKENGYGFYGLTASTDKAVKHWRDITGAEYPFYTTDGTTLKTVIRSNPGLVLLYKGTIINKWSHNDLPKQAELNAPLSLIETGREPENKTWMKIVLIIICYIFPLAFLIAADRIWSWTRWVRKREEWLKQKEEWVKQKEQSNKLYQLLKRKRQMRKKIVAGNWKMNETLQEGIALAKEINESLKAEKPNCDVVICTPFIHLASVAQVLDAEGVNLGAENCADKEKGAYTGEVSAAMVKSTGAQYVILGHSERRQYYGETAEILKEKVQLALANGLKVIFCCGETLEEREAEKQNEVVKAELEGSVFHLSAEEWKNIILAYEPIWAIGTGKTATSDQAQEMLAYIRSIVAEKYGKEAAEETSILYGGSCNAGNAAELFSKADIDGGLIGGASLKAADFKGIIDAWKK from the coding sequence ATGAATAGAATAAAGTCCATACTGGTAAACCTCAGCCGTGCACTGCTTGCCCTGACATTCATCTTCTCGGGATTCGTCAAGGCAATTGACCCTTTAGGCTCGCAATACAAGATTGCGGAATACTTAGAGGCAGTGCAGCTGTCGGCATATATTCCAGACTGGGCACAGCTGATGATATCCGTCGGCTTATCGGCAATAGAGTTCACCTTGGGCGTGTTGCTACTGCTTGCCATCCGCCGGCGTGTCGTCTGCAAGGTCTCGCTGTTCTTCATGGCAGTGATGACCATTGTCACACTCTGGTTAACCGTGAGCAACCCCATACAGGACTGTGGTTGCTTCGGTGATGCCATCCACCTCACGAACACCCAGACATTCGTCAAGAATCTCATACTCCTGACAGCTGCAATCATCGTGACACGCTGGCCGCTCTATCAGGTTCGTTTCGTATCAAAGACCAACCAGTGGATTGCCTTTTACTTCACGATTGTCTTCATCTTCACGGCATCCATACTGAGCCTTTACCATCTGCCCATCTTTGACTTCCGTCCTTATTACATCGGGCAGAACATCAAGAAAGGGATGGAGATACCCAAAGGGGCGAAGCTGACAACCTACAAGACGACTTTCATCTGCGAAAAGGACGGCATGACCAGGGAGTTTACTGAGAAGGATTATCCCTACGATGACTCGACGTGGGTGTTTAAAGATACTCATCAGGAAATACTCGAACAGGGCTATGAGCCACCTATTCATGACTTCTCCATTACTGACGAGAAAACAGGGGAAGACCTCACAGACAGCATACTGACCAAGAACGGATACACTTTCCTGCTCATTGCACCCGTACTGGAGCGGGCTGACGACAGCAACTTCGGAGACATTGATGCCATCTATGAGTATGCGAAAGAGAACGGCTACGGATTCTACGGACTTACGGCAAGCACGGACAAAGCCGTGAAGCACTGGCGGGACATTACCGGGGCAGAGTACCCGTTCTATACTACTGACGGAACGACACTGAAAACCGTCATCCGAAGTAACCCGGGACTGGTGTTGCTCTACAAGGGAACCATCATCAACAAATGGAGTCACAATGACCTGCCGAAACAGGCAGAACTGAACGCTCCGTTGTCCCTGATAGAAACAGGACGGGAACCGGAGAACAAGACATGGATGAAAATAGTACTGATTATTATCTGTTATATCTTCCCACTGGCTTTCCTCATTGCGGCAGACCGCATCTGGTCATGGACACGATGGGTACGGAAACGTGAGGAATGGCTCAAGCAGAAAGAGGAATGGGTGAAACAGAAAGAACAGTCAAACAAATTATATCAACTTTTAAAACGTAAAAGACAAATGAGAAAGAAAATTGTAGCAGGAAACTGGAAGATGAACGAGACCCTGCAGGAAGGTATTGCTTTGGCAAAGGAAATCAATGAGTCATTGAAGGCAGAGAAGCCAAACTGTGACGTTGTTATCTGTACTCCATTCATCCACCTTGCAAGTGTTGCACAGGTATTGGACGCTGAGGGTGTAAACCTCGGTGCTGAGAATTGCGCTGACAAGGAAAAGGGTGCTTACACAGGTGAGGTTTCAGCAGCTATGGTAAAGAGCACTGGGGCACAGTATGTTATCCTCGGTCACTCTGAGCGTCGCCAGTACTACGGTGAGACTGCTGAGATTCTGAAGGAGAAGGTGCAGTTGGCATTGGCTAACGGCTTGAAGGTTATCTTCTGCTGCGGTGAGACACTCGAGGAGCGTGAGGCTGAGAAGCAGAACGAGGTAGTAAAGGCTGAGCTCGAGGGTTCTGTATTCCACCTCTCTGCAGAGGAGTGGAAGAACATCATCCTGGCTTACGAGCCAATCTGGGCTATCGGTACCGGCAAGACCGCTACTTCTGACCAGGCACAGGAAATGCTGGCTTACATCCGCTCAATCGTTGCAGAGAAGTACGGCAAGGAGGCTGCCGAGGAGACATCTATCCTCTATGGTGGCAGCTGTAACGCAGGCAACGCTGCTGAATTGTTCAGCAAGGCTGACATCGACGGTGGCTTGATTGGCGGTGCTTCATTGAAGGCTGCTGACTTCAAGGGTATCATCGACGCTTGGAAGAAGTAA
- a CDS encoding SPOR domain-containing protein, protein MKRLLTIIVFMLTAVVAVNAQGSVTVTQSAEIDALVNGKKAEKKSKKDRKKKVESQHETAHPALKTPDTKQLIVPKINEPKPEIARPDNKTLQPVRQTRTKIVKRLVKRPHVPTWGESDGTRLVTKRVKKGTMKTRGFRVQVYSGGNTRIAHQQADKAGQKAKELFPDQPVYVHFYAPRWMCLVGNFTDYDAAKKVMRTLRKEGYPHANVIRMMVTVKTSQFY, encoded by the coding sequence ATGAAAAGACTCCTTACAATCATAGTGTTCATGCTGACTGCTGTCGTGGCTGTTAATGCCCAAGGGTCGGTAACGGTAACGCAAAGTGCCGAGATTGACGCATTGGTCAATGGCAAGAAAGCTGAAAAGAAAAGTAAAAAAGACCGGAAGAAGAAAGTAGAGAGTCAACACGAGACGGCACATCCTGCGCTCAAGACACCTGACACGAAGCAGCTGATTGTGCCTAAAATCAATGAACCAAAGCCGGAGATAGCACGACCCGACAACAAAACCCTACAACCTGTCAGACAAACCAGGACAAAGATAGTGAAGCGTTTAGTCAAAAGACCGCACGTCCCTACATGGGGCGAGAGTGATGGCACACGTCTTGTGACCAAACGTGTCAAGAAAGGCACAATGAAAACAAGAGGATTCCGTGTGCAGGTGTACAGCGGTGGTAATACACGCATCGCACACCAACAGGCTGACAAGGCAGGACAGAAAGCCAAGGAGCTTTTCCCCGACCAGCCAGTCTATGTGCATTTCTATGCACCACGTTGGATGTGTCTTGTGGGTAATTTCACTGACTATGATGCTGCAAAGAAGGTTATGCGGACACTTCGGAAAGAGGGCTATCCACACGCCAATGTCATCCGTATGATGGTAACCGTCAAGACATCACAGTTTTATTAA
- a CDS encoding SGNH/GDSL hydrolase family protein: MYAQIKTLLLMAAVMAAIIVYAVIPTEITMGSYTIRKITLANLSQPLVEKTKQTKQTVKKVHRNQTILFIGDSMVEGLSRRLGDYAGENGHKLYTVIWYSSSTERWGTTRTLEHFIAEYKPTYILICLGSNELFINDLANRTQYVREMVKKLGNIPFVWISPSNWNGDTGINDVIKENVGKGHFFDSRNLKLERGSDHYHPTWAASAYWMDTAAKFIASKECANPLQLNKPKAHHKATNTKLLQPAFEGY; this comes from the coding sequence ATGTATGCCCAGATAAAGACATTACTCCTGATGGCTGCTGTCATGGCAGCCATCATTGTCTATGCTGTTATCCCGACAGAGATAACAATGGGCAGCTATACCATCCGCAAAATAACACTTGCCAACCTAAGCCAACCACTTGTTGAGAAGACAAAGCAAACAAAACAGACCGTCAAGAAGGTACATCGTAACCAAACTATCCTCTTTATCGGAGACTCAATGGTGGAAGGACTGTCGCGAAGACTGGGCGATTACGCCGGTGAAAACGGGCACAAGCTCTATACCGTCATATGGTATAGTTCGTCTACAGAACGTTGGGGAACAACACGTACCTTAGAACATTTCATTGCCGAATACAAGCCTACCTACATCCTCATCTGTCTTGGCAGCAATGAACTCTTCATCAACGACCTTGCCAACCGTACGCAATACGTGCGGGAAATGGTGAAGAAATTAGGCAACATCCCCTTCGTATGGATAAGCCCTTCAAATTGGAATGGCGACACAGGCATCAATGATGTCATAAAGGAGAATGTCGGAAAAGGACATTTCTTCGACAGTCGTAACCTCAAACTCGAACGAGGTAGCGACCATTATCATCCCACATGGGCTGCATCAGCCTACTGGATGGACACTGCTGCAAAGTTTATAGCAAGTAAGGAGTGTGCTAACCCTCTGCAACTCAACAAACCAAAAGCCCATCATAAGGCAACAAACACAAAGCTTTTACAACCAGCTTTTGAGGGCTATTAA
- a CDS encoding energy transducer TonB, whose protein sequence is MINRLYTLFLSLFVSLVALAQSAGTIASRDAMLYESSSHLFEKADMLTSVSMELEWPKGLNGSVLPELQRYLTSFFFGQPSDSYEAGWRYFMSQHGKEVWAIRDDADASRCYYDMHLRCLWLEPGRYISFLARLEERNEKAVVSSKHAYFTFDLINNKVLTQKDVFNQTRLWQDAGIRYQFCEVLDATANGYSSDSVDWDRLPNQFALKGQNTLFDLCTGNSGDVYSEVGNDVIDVLFSKNFKKWLKRSLPVAVTEKLPNEAVYTTLPSDSVFPEVQPQFEGSIAVAIGQNLSYTGLSHEALPPGRVFVSFVVDVDGSLKDIVFLTVSNIELNRAVASALQLLKGWKPATRDGKPVACRYNLPLILHFQ, encoded by the coding sequence ATGATTAACCGACTTTATACCTTGTTCCTGTCACTGTTTGTGAGCCTTGTTGCGCTCGCACAGTCGGCAGGAACTATTGCGTCCAGGGATGCCATGCTTTATGAGTCATCCAGTCATCTGTTTGAAAAGGCTGATATGCTGACCAGCGTTTCCATGGAATTGGAATGGCCGAAAGGGCTGAATGGTTCTGTATTGCCAGAGTTGCAACGTTATCTTACCTCCTTCTTTTTTGGTCAGCCATCCGACAGCTACGAAGCAGGATGGAGATATTTCATGTCGCAGCATGGGAAGGAAGTGTGGGCAATAAGGGATGATGCGGATGCCAGCAGGTGTTATTATGATATGCACCTGCGTTGCCTCTGGCTGGAGCCGGGAAGATACATCTCTTTTCTTGCCCGTCTGGAAGAGCGAAATGAAAAGGCTGTTGTTTCCTCAAAGCATGCGTATTTCACTTTTGACCTTATTAATAATAAGGTGTTGACACAGAAGGATGTGTTTAATCAGACACGCCTGTGGCAGGATGCAGGTATCCGTTATCAGTTCTGTGAGGTGCTGGATGCCACGGCAAATGGCTATTCGTCAGACTCTGTTGACTGGGACCGTCTGCCCAACCAGTTTGCTTTAAAAGGTCAGAATACGCTTTTCGACCTTTGTACCGGTAATTCTGGTGATGTTTATTCAGAGGTCGGTAATGATGTGATAGACGTCCTTTTTTCCAAGAACTTCAAGAAGTGGCTGAAGCGGTCCTTGCCAGTTGCTGTGACAGAGAAGTTGCCTAATGAAGCAGTATATACAACTTTGCCAAGTGATTCGGTATTTCCGGAAGTGCAGCCGCAGTTTGAAGGGAGCATAGCAGTTGCTATCGGACAGAACCTTTCCTATACAGGACTGTCGCACGAAGCATTACCTCCGGGAAGAGTCTTCGTCTCTTTTGTCGTTGATGTGGATGGCTCATTGAAGGATATTGTGTTCCTTACGGTCAGCAACATTGAATTGAACCGTGCTGTTGCTTCTGCACTCCAATTATTGAAAGGTTGGAAGCCTGCCACAAGAGATGGCAAACCTGTGGCTTGCAGATACAATCTTCCTCTGATTTTGCACTTCCAATAA
- a CDS encoding MBOAT family O-acyltransferase gives MANITQLTTALFDFLSTQDKNWSLCTFPFMVSFLVFFAIYIGLNRYRQTWTKAYVIAFSIFFAFKANGILMWLLPIITISSWYLTRFMMRLKRGKIRKIGLAVVILSELLPLLYYKYTNFTLEIFHELLRSNFSPEKMLLPVGISFFTFQAISYTVDVYKGRYPKTAELIDYTFYLTFFPLLIAGPITRAEVLLPQVQTPKDNVNESLVYKGLWLIICGLIKKALIADYIAQYNNIVFDAPATQSGFGNLMGVLGFSVQIYCDFSGYSDLAIGVAALMGYELKDNFRFPYQSLNLTEFWHRWHIALSTWFRDYLYIPLGGNRKGALRTYLNSFLAMIVAGLWHGASWMFVVWGILHGIGLVVHKFCINNGLREIPNNAYTKTLSWLITFSYVSLAWIFFRSSDMTTATTLINNIIHTTNLADVRIFLMEYPLWLAVVLISLELHSIREADYYWLQSKFIQSSWLVKLCIFAVVLQLVINLSQHSIQPFIYTQF, from the coding sequence ATGGCAAATATAACACAGTTGACGACCGCCTTATTTGATTTCTTGTCTACACAAGACAAGAACTGGTCACTGTGTACATTTCCATTTATGGTTTCATTCCTCGTTTTCTTTGCTATATACATAGGATTAAACCGCTATCGTCAGACGTGGACAAAGGCGTATGTCATTGCTTTCAGCATCTTCTTTGCCTTTAAAGCAAACGGAATACTGATGTGGCTGCTGCCTATTATAACCATTAGTTCGTGGTATCTCACCCGCTTTATGATGCGATTAAAGCGTGGAAAGATACGCAAGATAGGACTTGCCGTCGTCATACTATCCGAATTGCTACCCCTACTCTACTACAAGTACACGAACTTTACACTTGAGATTTTCCACGAACTCTTACGCAGTAACTTCTCACCAGAGAAGATGTTGCTGCCTGTTGGTATTTCCTTCTTTACTTTTCAAGCTATCAGCTATACAGTCGATGTCTATAAGGGACGTTATCCCAAGACCGCAGAACTGATTGACTATACCTTCTACCTAACCTTCTTTCCCCTCCTCATCGCCGGTCCAATCACCCGTGCTGAAGTATTGCTTCCACAGGTCCAGACACCGAAAGACAATGTCAACGAGAGCCTTGTATACAAAGGTCTGTGGCTCATCATCTGCGGACTGATAAAGAAAGCACTCATTGCCGACTATATTGCACAATACAATAACATTGTATTTGATGCACCGGCAACCCAAAGCGGTTTTGGAAATCTTATGGGTGTACTGGGCTTCTCAGTACAGATCTACTGTGATTTCTCTGGCTACAGCGACCTTGCCATAGGTGTTGCAGCCCTGATGGGATATGAACTGAAAGACAATTTCAGGTTCCCTTATCAGAGTCTGAACCTCACCGAATTCTGGCATCGATGGCACATTGCCCTTTCCACGTGGTTCCGTGACTATCTCTATATTCCACTGGGAGGCAACAGGAAGGGTGCCCTTCGCACCTATCTCAACAGCTTCCTGGCAATGATTGTTGCAGGTCTGTGGCACGGAGCATCGTGGATGTTCGTTGTATGGGGCATACTTCATGGTATAGGACTGGTTGTCCATAAGTTCTGCATCAATAACGGACTGAGGGAGATTCCCAACAACGCCTACACAAAAACTCTCAGTTGGCTTATCACTTTCAGCTATGTATCCCTTGCCTGGATTTTCTTCCGCTCATCGGATATGACAACTGCTACAACATTGATAAACAACATCATCCATACAACAAACCTTGCGGATGTCAGAATCTTTTTAATGGAATATCCTCTATGGCTTGCCGTTGTCCTTATAAGTTTAGAACTCCACAGCATACGAGAAGCCGACTACTACTGGTTGCAGAGTAAGTTCATCCAGTCCTCATGGCTTGTCAAGCTATGTATCTTTGCCGTCGTACTGCAATTGGTTATTAATCTTAGCCAGCATAGCATACAGCCCTTTATCTATACACAATTCTAA
- a CDS encoding exodeoxyribonuclease III has translation MKLVSWNVNGLRACVGKDFEQQFKDLDADFFCLQETKMQVGQLDLSFPGYESYWNYADKKGYSGTAIFTKHKPLSVTYGIGIDEHDHEGRVITLEMDDFYLVTVYTPNSQDGLRRLDYRMKWEDDFQAYLHKLDEKKPVVVCGDMNVAHQEIDLKNPKTNRKNAGFTDEEREKMTQLLGNGFIDTFRTLYPEQVTYSWWSYRFRAREKNTGWRIDYFLISERLKDRLEDAKIHTEIMGSDHCPVEVDLK, from the coding sequence ATGAAACTTGTTTCATGGAATGTAAACGGGCTGCGCGCCTGTGTAGGAAAAGACTTTGAGCAGCAGTTCAAAGACTTGGATGCAGACTTCTTCTGTCTGCAAGAGACAAAGATGCAGGTGGGACAGCTCGACCTCAGCTTCCCTGGATACGAATCTTACTGGAATTATGCTGACAAGAAAGGCTATTCCGGCACGGCTATATTCACAAAGCATAAGCCGCTGAGCGTAACTTATGGAATTGGCATTGATGAGCATGATCATGAGGGACGTGTGATAACACTCGAGATGGATGACTTCTACCTCGTAACCGTCTACACCCCGAACTCACAAGACGGGCTTCGTCGATTGGATTATCGTATGAAGTGGGAGGATGACTTCCAAGCCTATCTCCACAAACTCGATGAGAAAAAACCTGTTGTGGTATGCGGTGACATGAATGTTGCGCATCAGGAAATTGACCTCAAGAACCCAAAGACGAACCGCAAGAACGCCGGCTTTACCGATGAAGAGCGTGAGAAGATGACCCAGTTGCTGGGCAATGGCTTCATTGACACCTTCCGCACACTCTATCCAGAGCAGGTAACCTACTCCTGGTGGTCGTACCGTTTCCGTGCAAGAGAGAAGAACACGGGGTGGCGTATCGACTATTTCCTCATCTCCGAGCGACTGAAAGACCGCCTCGAAGATGCCAAGATTCATACAGAAATAATGGGAAGCGACCACTGCCCAGTGGAAGTTGACTTGAAATAA
- a CDS encoding DUF4840 domain-containing protein, with the protein MKRTMKTAIMALCTFAMLAVTASCSSDKNEADYPKTTEQVLNHMVGEYKGTLGFSTTTETGTEGAYGREISWKIDKNHDIVIEKFPYVTLANGVSKQGVVGKMSELFQTLLDVKDAPLYIVMAGSDISDNRMSLNIDPLFYAPLSAPNADYEIVGSIKKAQPISNSYYNINESELYLEFTVEGLIKKHKHGGVKWQKDFDKPITYYLRAKKQ; encoded by the coding sequence ATGAAAAGAACAATGAAAACAGCCATTATGGCTTTATGTACATTTGCAATGTTAGCAGTTACAGCCAGCTGCTCAAGTGACAAAAATGAAGCTGATTATCCCAAGACTACTGAACAAGTTCTTAACCACATGGTAGGAGAATATAAAGGAACATTAGGTTTCTCTACCACGACAGAAACTGGTACAGAAGGTGCCTATGGTCGAGAGATTAGCTGGAAGATAGATAAGAATCATGATATCGTTATTGAAAAATTCCCATACGTAACATTAGCAAATGGTGTCTCAAAACAAGGAGTTGTTGGGAAAATGTCAGAATTATTTCAGACACTTTTAGACGTTAAAGATGCACCTCTTTATATTGTCATGGCAGGTTCTGACATATCCGACAACCGCATGTCATTGAATATAGACCCTCTTTTCTACGCACCACTTTCTGCACCAAATGCAGATTATGAAATAGTAGGATCAATCAAAAAAGCTCAACCTATATCCAATAGTTACTATAATATAAATGAATCAGAATTATACCTCGAATTTACAGTAGAGGGACTAATTAAGAAACATAAGCATGGTGGAGTAAAATGGCAGAAAGATTTCGACAAGCCAATAACATACTATCTAAGGGCCAAAAAGCAATAA